From the genome of Lycorma delicatula isolate Av1 chromosome 11, ASM4794821v1, whole genome shotgun sequence, one region includes:
- the LOC142331987 gene encoding vacuolar protein sorting-associated protein 45-like: MNIIFAVKSYITKMAEESGPGMKVLLMDKLTTSIVSMVYSQSEILQKEVYLFERLDSGGKLEPMKHLKCITYLRPTKENVALLLNELRNPKYGLYYVSCYLIDFFIRPFE; this comes from the exons atgaatattatatttgcTGTAAAGTCATACATAACTAAAATGGCAGAAGAAAGTGGTCCTGGAATGAAAGTTTTGTTGATGGATAAACTAACT ACTAGTATTGTTAGCATGGTATATAGTCAatcagaaatattacaaaaagaggtttatttatttgaacgaTTAGATTCTGGTGGAAAATTAGAACCGATGAAGCATTTGAAATGTATCACATATCTAAGACCGACCAAAGAAAATGTTGctcttttattaaatgaattaaggAATCCAAAAtatgga TTGTACTATGTCAGCTGTTATCTCATTGATTTCTTTATTAGaccatttgaataa